From Cellulosimicrobium cellulans, the proteins below share one genomic window:
- a CDS encoding Rv2578c family radical SAM protein: MRWDGQALGADDGALPGLERAGLVRSVRTPEFAGITFHEVTAKSALSKVPAMSRMPFRWTVNPYRGCSHACSYCLAPSTPVLLADGTQRPIGELRVGDEIVGTAPRGAYRRYVRTRVLDRWTTRKRAYRVTLADGTRLVASGDHRFLTERGWRHVVGGAGRRAHLALGDVLVGPGAAALADGRVALDGRDVTGDEALRVDSLEALDGPGEETELVDITTGTRDFVASGVVSHNCFARPTHQYLDLDAGDDFDREVVVKVNVDEVLRAELARASWSREPVALGTNTDPYQRAEGRYRLMPGIIDALAGSGTPLSVLTKGTLLRRDLPLLADAASRVEVGVGVSLALLDPTLQASVEPGTPSPRARLDLIRAVREAGLPCGVMVAPVLPWLTDSTRALTDLLDAVQDAGATGVTVLPLHLKPGTREWYLGWLAREHPQLVPGYERVYARGAYASKAYRSWLWDRVRPMLEARGFAVSGHRGPAGVEGRYRRGELGGLGSGPLDPGPPLDGAYPAGSMARGARDAETHRGHDGALAGMPVDGGGLDVVGGGVEQVLF, translated from the coding sequence GTGAGGTGGGACGGACAGGCGCTCGGCGCGGACGACGGCGCTCTCCCGGGGCTGGAGCGGGCGGGCCTCGTGCGCAGCGTGCGCACGCCCGAGTTCGCCGGGATCACGTTCCACGAGGTGACGGCCAAGAGCGCGCTGTCGAAGGTCCCGGCGATGTCGCGGATGCCGTTCCGCTGGACGGTCAACCCGTACCGCGGCTGCAGCCACGCCTGCTCCTACTGCCTCGCGCCGTCGACGCCCGTGCTGCTCGCCGACGGCACGCAACGGCCGATCGGCGAGCTGCGCGTCGGCGACGAGATCGTGGGGACCGCACCGCGCGGCGCCTACCGGCGCTACGTGCGCACGCGCGTGCTCGACCGCTGGACCACCCGCAAGCGCGCGTACCGCGTGACCCTCGCGGACGGCACGCGCCTCGTCGCGAGCGGTGACCACCGGTTCCTCACCGAACGGGGCTGGCGTCACGTCGTCGGCGGGGCCGGTCGCCGCGCCCACCTGGCGCTGGGCGACGTCCTCGTCGGTCCGGGGGCGGCCGCGCTCGCGGACGGGCGGGTCGCGCTCGACGGCCGGGACGTCACGGGCGACGAGGCGCTGCGCGTCGACTCGCTCGAGGCGCTCGACGGGCCGGGGGAGGAGACCGAGCTCGTCGACATCACCACCGGGACGCGGGACTTCGTCGCCTCCGGGGTCGTGAGCCACAACTGCTTCGCGCGGCCCACCCACCAGTACCTCGACCTCGACGCGGGCGACGACTTCGACCGCGAGGTCGTGGTCAAGGTGAACGTCGACGAGGTGCTGCGCGCCGAGCTCGCCCGCGCGTCGTGGAGCCGCGAGCCCGTCGCACTCGGCACGAACACGGACCCCTACCAGCGGGCCGAAGGGCGCTACCGCCTCATGCCGGGCATCATCGACGCGCTCGCGGGCTCCGGCACACCCCTGTCGGTCCTCACCAAGGGCACGCTCCTGCGCCGCGACCTGCCGCTGCTCGCCGACGCCGCCTCGCGCGTCGAGGTCGGGGTCGGCGTCTCGCTCGCGCTGCTGGACCCGACTCTCCAGGCGAGCGTCGAACCGGGCACGCCCTCGCCGCGCGCCCGCCTCGACCTGATCCGCGCGGTCCGCGAGGCGGGCCTGCCGTGCGGCGTCATGGTCGCGCCCGTGCTGCCGTGGCTCACCGACTCCACGCGCGCGCTGACGGACCTGCTCGACGCCGTGCAGGACGCCGGGGCCACGGGGGTCACCGTGCTGCCCCTGCACCTCAAGCCCGGCACGCGCGAGTGGTACCTGGGCTGGCTCGCGCGCGAGCACCCCCAGCTCGTCCCCGGGTACGAGCGCGTCTACGCGCGCGGCGCGTACGCCTCGAAGGCGTACCGCTCGTGGCTGTGGGACCGTGTGCGCCCGATGCTCGAGGCACGCGGCTTCGCGGTGTCCGGCCATCGCGGTCCCGCCGGCGTCGAGGGGCGGTACCGCCGGGGCGAGCTCGGCGGCCTCGGCTCCGGGCCGCTGGACCCCGGCCCACCCCTCGACGGTGCGTACCCCGCCGGGAGCATGGCGCGCGGCGCCCGGGACGCAGAGACGCATCGAGGCCACGACGGGGCGCTCGCGGGCATGCCGGTCGACGGGGGTGGGCTCGACGTCGTCGGCGGGGGAGTCGAGCAGGTCCTGTTCTGA